The window CATTAGTGAATTAATGAGGTGTATGCCACGGGTGTGAAATTGCTCAAAGGTCTGCCTTCATTTCATCCCATCTTGGACTATCAGCTTCGCGGACGATGATTGCTCTTCATCTTAGGTAATCACATGAGCGTCTTTCTTCAGCCAAACGGGGCAGACGGGGCAGACGGGGCAGACGTGGCAGTCATTTCTTTGTTGGCTATCCTGCAACAATTTTCGCTCGCCTTTCAATGCAGTTTTCCCGTCTTTACCAGATCACAACTTCGACCGACGTccatccaccacaccaaccaccatcgGTTTCCACCCTGCCAAATCGATACTTCTTCATACCATCACAATGGCGGGAATCAACAGTATTTTGCAAACCTTTGAAGGTCTTGGAGAGGGCGATCGAGCCGAAACCATCAAAGTTCTGTCGGATATGATGCGCGAAGGCACACCGCGTCAGcccgccaagaagaaggtcaacGGCTTCATGGGCTACCGATGTAAGAATCGCGACATTATCGCATTCAAAATTTCTGAAAGCTAATCAATGGGGAATGTAGCCTACTATTCCTCCATGTTCAGCCAACTGCCTCAAAAGGAACGATCACCCATCCTCACGACTCTCTGGCAGCAAGACCCATTCCACAAGGAGTGGGACTTCATGTGTGCAGTTTATTCTGCGATTCGCGATCAGCTTGCCGAGCAAAATGTGACTTTGCAAACCTGGATTCAGTTTGCGGTTACTCCTCTGGGAATCGCTCCCCGTACTGGCTACATGGAAGCCCTTGGATGGGTTCTCACTCGACTCGACGACGGTACTCATACCTTGCAACGAATGGACGTTCCGGACATCAGACATCATCTTCAGCCCATGAATGGTCTCGGTCTCTTCCTCAGCTGTTTAAATGGTGGCCTCCCGATCTCCGATCCGCAAAACATTATCTCTCAGCTTTCCGATCCG is drawn from Podospora pseudocomata strain CBS 415.72m chromosome 1 map unlocalized CBS415.72m_1, whole genome shotgun sequence and contains these coding sequences:
- the FMR1 gene encoding Fertilization Minus Regulator mating type protein MAT1-1-1 (COG:K; EggNog:ENOG503P6TT) translates to MAGINSILQTFEGLGEGDRAETIKVLSDMMREGTPRQPAKKKVNGFMGYRSYYSSMFSQLPQKERSPILTTLWQQDPFHKEWDFMCAVYSAIRDQLAEQNVTLQTWIQFAVTPLGIAPRTGYMEALGWVLTRLDDGTHTLQRMDVPDIRHHLQPMNGLGLFLSCLNGGLPISDPQNIISQLSDPAFDVICINTQVPKIPGTFDTMSSFRQLAKQNPALAMSSLFQLPDTDQLIAQGVGMYEFHSVVSQPVQNHGMPPTTVPPMESHSHEDNMDFAKINEAELDAILTMYDTNTNGYIDPNKPQGF